The DNA window GCGCGCTTCCTCGAGGCGCGCGGCTTCCCCTCGCTGCGCCGCGCGCTCCGCTCGCCCGAGCGCTGGGAACGAATCGTGCGCCTCGCGGCGGGGTACGGAGAGACGCTCCCCGCGGCGCCCGACGCCGCCGCGCTCGAGGCGTTCCTCGCCAAGCGGCGCGAGGCGGACCCCGTGCGCTTCCCCGACCTTTCGCTGGCGATCGTCAAGCTGATCGGACGCGGCGAGTATCAGGTCGAGCGGCCCGGCGGCGCGACGCCCGGGCACTTCGGCCTCGCGGTCCACGACTACACCCACTCGACCGCCCCGAACCGCCGCTTCGCCGACCTCGCGACGCAGCGGCTGATCAAGGCCGCGCTCGCCGGCGACGGCGCCCCCTACAGCCCCGACGCGCTCGAGGAGATCGCGCTCCACTGCACGCTGCAGGAAGGGAACGCGGCCAAGGTCGAGCGCCAGGTGCGGAAGGCCGCGGCGGCGCTCCTGCTCGAATCGCGGATCGGCGAGCGCTTCGAGGGGATCGTCACCGGCGCCGCCGACAAGGGCACGTGGGTGCGGATCTTCCACCCGCCGGTCGAAGGACGTCTCGTCCGCGGCTTCCAAGGCCTCGACGTCGGCGACCGCGTCGTCGTCGAACTCCTCGGCACCGACGTGGACCGCGGCTTCGTCGACTTCGCCCGCCGCGGGAACGGCGCGCCCCGCCAATAGCGCGCCCCCCGACGCGCCGCGGGCCTTGGTGTGCCGGGACCGGGGCTCGAACCCGGACGCCTCTCGGCAGAGGATTTTAAGTCCCCAGCGTCTGCCAATTCCGCCATCCCGGCGCCGATCGCGGATCGACTGAATCGTAGCCACTTCGCGTCGGTTTGTCCGCCGCGGATGCGGCAGGCCGGCGGGACTCGCCGCGCGGGCGGCGCCGCGGGCAGAGTCGTCGCGGTTCGACGCCCCGCGCCGTCCGGACCGAAGCGAAGGGCCGGCCCCCCGGGGGGCGCCGGCCCGACGCGAGCGAGGCCGCGACCTCAGGCAGGGAAGCGCTCCGCGAAGCGGCGAGGACGGCGGCCGCGCCAGGCGCCGCCGTGGTAGACGGCCGAGGCGAGGAGCGGCAGCGTCGTGGTCGCCTCGCCGAAGACCATCTGCTCGAACGCCGTGTCCACCTTTCCCCACGAGCAGGCCTCGCGCAGAGTGGAGCCGCTCAGCGCCCCGTCGCGCTGGTCGGCGACGGTGAGCTGCACGGCGTACTTGTGCATCG is part of the bacterium genome and encodes:
- a CDS encoding RNB domain-containing ribonuclease, which gives rise to IAVRDLRDLLWVSIDNDDSRDLDQLSFAEPAEGGVVRLLVAIADVDALVAKDSATDGHARHNTTSVYTAAEIFPMLPELLSTDRTSLGEDAERPAIVVEMLAAPDGALPRTDVYLAQVRNHAKLAYNSVAAWLDGQGPAPARVAAVPGVAEQLRLQDAVAQALRTVRHRHGALSLETIEPHAVFEGDAIADLRLEEKNRAKELIEDLMIAANGVAARFLEARGFPSLRRALRSPERWERIVRLAAGYGETLPAAPDAAALEAFLAKRREADPVRFPDLSLAIVKLIGRGEYQVERPGGATPGHFGLAVHDYTHSTAPNRRFADLATQRLIKAALAGDGAPYSPDALEEIALHCTLQEGNAAKVERQVRKAAAALLLESRIGERFEGIVTGAADKGTWVRIFHPPVEGRLVRGFQGLDVGDRVVVELLGTDVDRGFVDFARRGNGAPRQ